Genomic segment of Arachis hypogaea cultivar Tifrunner chromosome 16, arahy.Tifrunner.gnm2.J5K5, whole genome shotgun sequence:
CTCCTCATCAAGATGAAGAAATTTCTATGGAGAGAAATAAGTGTCTAAGAAGATACTTTCCTGATATTGAGGATAGGAAGAAGGTTGCTCTTGAGTTCTCTAAATTCTCTATGTTTGGAGGAGTATTTTCTAGTTTTGACTCAATTGCAAATAGATGGGAGTTAGACCCACAATCCTGGTGGTCTAATTATGGATCTTCTGCCCCTCTTCTTcaaataattgcattaaaacttctTGTTCAACCTAGTTCTTCATCATGCTCTGAAAGAAATTGGAGcacatattcattcattcattctaaGAGGAGAAACAAATTGAATCCTTCTAGAGCTGAAGATTTGGTATATGTTCATACTAATCTCTGACTTTTATCTAAAATGAGTGAAGATTATAAAAAAGGAGATACCAACATGTGGGACGTCAGAGTTGATGACAACAGTCCAGATCTGAGTGAAGTTTTGTATTTATCTTTAGATGAACCAAACATAGAAGCTGTGGTATTTGCGGATGATGGACTTGGAGGAGAAGAAATTGATACATTTCCTGTTAGCGAGATGGCAAGAGtagattgaaattttttatttttttttaataattgcataatttttagacttttttatgcaattatattttctcttatatttataatatgatattttattaatttaatatattatttaaattttaattcacaacgtATCCTAAATGTGTcgtatctaattttttataaaaagaacgtGTCGGCGTatccgtgtcgtgtcgtgtccgtATCGCGTGTCGTATCGGTGCTTCCTATAGAGAtcctaataacaaaaaataaaaaacttgccTTTGACAAAAACAAGTAAACATTGTACATGTTTATGATCATAGAAGCAAATTCACTTTACATGAAACATAACAGTTgatttaacaaaattttattaaactAGTTTTATTTGGGATGCAAAATTATTCGTCATCATACCTTAGATTGAACAAAATTACTAGTCTTGGTCATAGTAAGTTAGTGCTAATTAACTTTTGACTGAATCGATATTTAAGGAAATTTTTATGaaacattattttaattttctaataaattttaattagcaAATCATTCtttaaagttttattttgttagaaaaattagtttttatattaaattatttgtcTATATAGAtgttcatatttttattaaataataaaaaaatactaaaaagctatcaaaatttattttttttgtcattatttagtcattaatatttaaaagtatattgTTCggttattagattaaaaaaattaaactaaaaaattgaaCAGATAATTAAATgatggtaaaaaataataaatttttatgactTTCTaatatttctttaaataataataaaggttgatTTGTCTATTTTTTGTAGAATTTAACATGAAAATTAATTTGTGTAATACGTTtagtaactaatttaataattaaaatttgttgaaaattaaacttttcgaccaaaaaatttaaaaaacgaaTTTACTATATTATTCTCAATTTATTGTTTATAACCTATGTATTTTTCTGGGTCATTATAACGTATTAGaatactaattaaaaaattatctatttttttaagcATGCATcaatattagtaaaaaataacTCAGcctactttattatttaattattttttcatttacaAACCAATAAACTCCATGTACATACACACCTGATTTAATTTACATAGCCGATCAGCTCTCAACCTTCCAAAGTTTATTCTAATGCAGTGACTTACCAATACAAATCATCATTTAGCCATAAATTTATTACCCTTTGGTGTCTTTTTTCTGCCCTTTTGTGGATTTTTTCGTCAATACATATTATGCAAGAGGACAAAAATTTTACTGGCCACCGAATCGTACATGGTATACGGCTGTATTAATAAAGTGGCTGGTATATGTGAAAATTTTCCTAAACTATAAGGATGTATTTTGTGCTaacttaaaagaaagaaaaagtattttttCTTAAAGTATTTGGAGAGAaggtcaaaattttaaaaaaaaaaatttaatttatttttgacaaTATTTATAacgaaaaatttattaaaaatttaaaaacaatatataaatatcataaatgttgtttgtttaatttacaaaaataacattttttatatgTACCTTAATTGATCAAAGAAAATATTTATAGtgtgttattaaaaaaaattataacagctTTGTCTCTATGTAACAAATATTAAGTGTTGGGATAATTATAGTGTACAGATTTCATTATATAAAGATTTACAGATATTCGAATTGGAAGAAATCAGAAATGACACGTGTCCAAGAGGAATGCAACTGGGAGCAGCGTGGTAGTCTGTGTAGAACGGTACGGAGCCGAGCTGCTGAAGCTGGAAGGGTGGATGGCTCCGTtgggtttttatttatttttttttcggaaATGTCAAAACGGATAGTTGGAGCCAAGCATGCTGTTGCAGTGCTTGGGCCGGGAGACCAAAAAATTTCACATAAGGCCTCGGTTGTGTTATTATGGATAGTGAAAACCATGATGTAGGAGGAATATATCATTGAAAAGTTTATGACTCCTGAACAAAAAATGAAAGAGTATATCACCCAAATGAATATAGCAAATGTGaccagaaaaaatatttttaagttaataTAGTAAATGTGATTTAACTAATATTAAATATGCAATTATGCACTGTAGTATTAATAATAGATGTATGACatattttgcccaaaaattacaataaaaaaatatttgtaagtTAATATACTTTAGATGTATTAATTAcagttatttattatattattgtctAACTAATATATGTGAagattcaaaaatataaatacattaagattaaatattttaatattttcgtattttatttttgtccaaaagtCAAAAATTTTTCTATATCCGTTACTGGTTGACGTTATAATTACTGAATGTTAAACCCCTAATCTGATGTGGAGTGTTCAGATGacattttttttgtattctaagTATTATTTCTAATTAAAAGAAGGCAATAGAAAATGTTACTTTGATTAGTGTAGATGTGAGTATGCCTCTTATGTAAAAATAGTATTGGTGACGAGTAGAAGTAAAATCAGAAAACAGTTGGCAGTTGGTCTTCAGGATATTTTGAGTGAAAATAAAGGTTACCCAATGTATTCCTTTCCTTAACAAAACTCACCAATTTTAACTTTTCTTCACTAACTTAAAAACAGAAACTAATAGCCTATACATCATATTAGGCACAACAAAGTTCTCAGCACAATTGTTAACATGAGAGTAAAAATCCTTTTTAGATTTTAAtcacagaaattaaaaaagaaaaaaaaattatgtctaTTATAATATCAACAAcaaattaatatctaattataattcATTCACAAGCTTCATTATAATTTACATATATGGCCTGTCCCctatgaaacaaaattttggattTACCATATCCATGTGTCTACTATCTTTGAAGTTACCCATGCTTAGTAGAGTGCAACAAGTCTTTAACTCTACAACAACTCTAATATTCAGAGGCAATCAAGCATAGAACATTCCTTTCTGAATAAACCAAGCAATTTACAATGCAACACATGGAACTAACAGCTTAAATCAATTTCCATGGAGAACATATGAACCATCAAAGTGCATACTAAAAGATGACAAAAACCTACATGGGCAATACCAGGAAGTGCCATCTCAACATCTATATATTCATTTATCATGCCTACCTTGCTAGCAGTACCCATAGCAATAAGACCTTTTAAAACCCAGCATCATCATACAcatgttaaaattaaattctctATAGTTGTCCATGTTGTAATTACAGTGCTTATTCTTTCAATTCTTTGCCTTTTCACTCATATTTttcctgcaaaaaaaaaaaaaaaaaattactcctACAGTTTGATCCCACAATTACGACTTCAACAGTAAAAGATTGGTTATCTTAAGTTCTTAACTAATCTTACATCAACTATTTATTCACATATAAACAATGACATAACCAAGAACAAGAAATCAATTATGTTCGAAAAAATACTATGCTTATTATGTATTTCTACTCTAGCAAACCTAGAATGACATAAGCGAAAAAATTGTTTTGATCTCATGAAGATGCGTCTGCTAATCATTTACGGAAAGAATAACTGAACATAAATGACAAGCAACTGCGGAGATAACGCCAATGACCAGGGTGAAGGGCCGGGGGACAACGACTCCACCGCTGCAACGAAGCAACTGGCGATTTGCGAACTAGGAAGCGAGCTTCACCACGACGAACACACGCAGATCCCAAGCGCCACCAGCAGCGATAGCGAGCAGACCAGTGGCGGCGACCCTCGTAGACGGAGCTAGGTTTTGCTCTGCTGAGAGGAGAGGCGTGAGGTGAAGACCCTAGTTGCCTTTTCTTCatccattgttttttttttttttgcgtccACTTAAGCCCAAAACGCAAATGTCTTACCAACGGAATCCGGCGCACACAAACCCCGTTCCATTTCACGCAACTACCTCGGCTCACTCGGCCCACCCGTGAGCAACTGAGCACCCACACAGCCACGCCTCGCTGAAAGCCTGCTCCAGCGGCGCACAAGGGAGACAACACGTGTCGACAGAAGACACAAGGAGATGGTATATCTGTAAATCTGTACAAAATTGCATTTGTACAGTAGAGCGACCCTAAGTGTTGTCTTTAATTAGTAAAGACAATATTTGTTTAGTGTTATTTGTAGTACATGTTGTAATAGCTAAAAAATATTGTAAGACTCAAGATCAATTTTGTTCCGGGGCTTACCTAGAATTGGACAGTGGTTGGGCTTGTTTGGGAGGCCCAAGCGCAGGAGGAGTGTGGTCTTACGACTTGGTTTACGTTTGGGAGCCGCCTCTGAGTTGTGAGTTCCAAgagatgggggtggtacctacaaagacactccgatgcctaagtcagcaagggtgtgagcaggtctagagagtattgggacttagcgatacctgagaggtgtcagtgtatttataatggtaaaccaataaccaccgttgaagtagtgccacttttttagggtgataaccgtccctttatcttaaggaggttgagatatggctcctggaagtggttagagagattctaggggcagttactcactTAAACGAGtgattatctgccagctaaccctcgtccCCGACTTCTTTAGGGTAAGTCGTGATAAGAACCGACTTCGTAGGAGGAAGGTCGGTGCTAGGTGAGGCTCAACCCTTCGGATTGGGCCTTTTATTTGTACCTGggccttttattattattatttacttggAAATCAAAACCCTATAAACATACACAACATACACATTGAAGAATGGCTGCATCtacttatgaaaaaaataaaaaatttccaaGCATGAGCTAGAAACAACGTAACACAATTGGAACATACCAGtccacaaaaaaataaataaataaataaataaaggagaagaaagaaaaggaaaaaactaTTATAGAACGCTCCCTTAGCTTTCACCGCAAGCAGTTCATAGGCAGACATAATGAAAAATGATTACGCTGCTAAAGGGACTCGTGTGATTCAGTTTGCATTATCCTACTAGCGACAATATATGCTACAAAACTGTTATACATTGACTTTTGGATCACAGCCATATGGTCTAAAAAAACATGAATACATGATCAATCAATTGGTACATTCCTATACTTTTCATTTTTCAACATGAAAGCATCATCACTCATGCTGAAATACGTTTCAGTAACATGAACAAGTGTATCAATTACACTTCAGTCTTCTATCCAACATGGAGTTGAAGACTACTGTACACCTGCGGCATGATATTTTGTTTCTTTGAGTTTGTGTTCACTTTGGTCTCTACAAATACACGTGTGAATCATTTGGTTTCTATAGATTTTAATGAATCAAAATAGTAATTGTGGAACAAACATGATTTAAATTAGTCCTTTAATGGAACTAACTTCACTCATGTTTGCTATCCAACAGAACTATCTTGACTCGTTAAATCCTACAGGAACCAAAATAATACAATCATGTACCTACAGGGACTAAAGTGAGCAATAACCTAATTTGTTTCTTTGGGTTAATGATAATAGCATGGAATTCTCAATCAAGGGCCTTCTATTTCTACATCTTTTACATCTTCCGAACCTTGATTGGAACCATTATTTCTTGGTCCCCTTAAGGATTTGAAGCTAACCATCCGAGCAAATGCGCTCTTTGATCTGGTCATTGTTTTCACTCCATGCTTCTCAGCAAAGTCATCCGACAATTGTTTTACAAGATCATCGAAGCGGCGCTTGTAGGTTGGAAACCTTGTCATAGATTTGGTGATCCCTTGAAGTCTAAAtatgtgaaaaaagaaaaagaaacaaataaacaaagccTTGTTTAATGGATCATCAGGAAAATAAAAGTAACTGATCTTTTGCGTGATAAGTACCTTCTAGCCAATGCATCAAGCTCAGCACGTTTGACCTCAGATTCAGGGGCTGGAGCAGTACTGGAATTTTTCAACCTCTCTGAATCCCCACTCAGAAGTACTAGTTTGCATAGGTAATCCTCTTCTAGGGGAGAAAGTTGTTCTGCTCTGATTTGTTCTTTAATTATCAAAAGAGGATTAAGAAACCATTCAAAAAATTTCTCCCTTGGTCTGTTTGTGGTAGTCAGTTCGGTACTATCATctacaatgaggaagcaaacAAAATTTCTTCAACTTGGTTATAACAAAATATTCTTCGCATGAGTTCAGATTTCCACTTACTTATCAATATACCCGTGGCATTAGCTTTTGCAGAGCGCAACAGCCCCTGGAGAAGGCAATATGCAGGTAAGCCGATACTTATAACTCGACTCCCTTTACTAGTCTTAGCTTCTTCAATGTCTTTAGGTGTTATTAGACCTTCGGAAACCAATTTTTCTCCAACATGGCGACATTCCTTAAATAAGCCATCCAACAGCTACACACATGACGATTCATTAGTAGAGACCCTCAAACAGGCGAATATTTAATTTGTGCATCGTTGGAAAGGATACGAAATAAGACAAAGCGTACCTCAAGTGATTTCAACTcaacaatattattttttattgatgatGAACGAGAAGGCGCCCTTCGTAAGGAGCCGCTGTGTCTTGAGAAGGAATTTGAATGTGCAGTTCTCTTTGATGACTCAACCATTTTCCGATATTGAGGCCTATCAAATCAAGTATCACTTGTGGAAAAACTCAAGACAAGAGCTTTAGCAAGCTAGTCACATTGACAAATAGAAGGGGAGTGGAATAAAACCTAGGAAAGCAGGATCCTTCTGGCATGTCAAGAATATCATTGCTGTATTCATCATAAAGGGCCATAGCTGCAACGATGAATCGAAGGCCCAACACGAAAGAAGACTCCTGTTTTGTCAAAGAACAAATGAATGTACTTCATCTCAACATAAATGAAACTTTATGATGATTTTTATGTATGCCTTGAGGATGTTTCACTAGGCATTATCATCTTAAAGATACAATTTTGGAAGGAATTTGTAAAGCTTCATTGCACCAAGGTTTAAAATATTGCTATGttagttttgtttttatcatGTGATGGTACAAAAGACAACCCGCCATAGCTAACATATTTAAGCATTTTGGGTTTGCAAGTTATTTTTATCATGTACTATATAAGGGAAGGGGAACAACACAGTCTCAAAATTAGACGCTGTGATGTATAAAACAACAAATGCTATGCCTTCCAATCCACAATTTTTGCTTCCACAATTTAGTTTTTACCGTACAATCACAACACTAGTTTATCAGTCCAGAACCAACTAAATAAGGTTACCACTAAATTGCAACAAAGTTGTAATTTTGACTCAAGTATAACATAATTGTTTATGCCTATAGTACACAGGAAGTGGATATGAACATTCACCTGATATGCAATAACACCTGCATATGCACCAAGAAAGAAACTTGCCATCATGGATGCCAGAACTGCCCCAGCAACTGCCAATGGCCATAGAAGGATAGCAAGGCCAGCAAAAGGTACACATATTGTCTCCAAAAAAGGACCTTCACGGCCAACGAGGTCATGAAACAATCGGTGCCAACCCTTAATAAGCATGAAAGGGCCTTTGCATAGAGCAACAACTGATATAACTGGCACATCAACTATGATTCCAATAGCTGCAGCTACTGCAGCACCAGGAAGATAAAGCAGCCTGCACAACATGAAATTTCAAAATAAAGAATACATACTAGTCTGTGTGGAACAATACTAGATTCGTTCTACCTGTTTTCAATAGAATTCACAAGTTTGTTATGCTTTAATAAGTACCTAGAATCCACCAATACAGATAACTTATTTGCTTTTGAAGAGGGATGGTCAAAAAGCTCATGTTAAATCTGGTATCATCAAATAACCTCATGTAAAATATATCATATACTAAAGATATGACTGACACACAAAATGCAAAGAATAGTGGAGAATGAAGTCTCACTGGTTTGCCATGTTGGGTAAAAATGGTAATAATTAATTGAAAGAATAATTTTGGCTGTAAAAGTTTCAATACTTTGGTTTTTTCTTGCTTATTGGAACTTCAACTGAAACAGAAGGTATCCTACACCCAAAATCTGCCATTTGCGAACCACGTCCTATATGGGTATCTTCTTTGAAAATCTGCTGCAGCTTTGTTATAATTTTGGCATGCAAATGATCCATATTAAAATATCACCAGACCAATGCAGCTAAACTAAGGGCAAACTACTGTGTCTTTTCAAGGTAGATAGTGGATAAGGGATAACGTATATTTCAAGAACAAGATAGTGGATAGGGTAGTTGTTCCTTTCGAGGATCAAGTGAAAGCAATTTTAGttggttttaaatttaatttacagcCTTTTTAACTCAAAATCAACTTGTGTGCTGTTAGGAACTTATTCAACTATAATAACAAGGGGACTTAGTTGTAGCTGAATGAATCATAGACTAGGATGGGTTCTGTAACTAGCCTATCCAGCTGGCAAGTGAGAGAGAATTCTGTGACCAGAGGAGCTGGGAATTATAAAGGGCACTGGAACAGATAGTGACAGGAACATCTCAGGGAGTTGGAATAGAACCAAATTAGGAGAGGGTTGTGGGTACCTCAAATATTCAAAGTGTTATTCTTTCATTTTTCAAACAGTTTATGCAGAAATACACATACAGCAAGAGGAAAAGCACTACATTGGCATTCTTTCTAATCCTACATCGATTTTACACATATTCTTATACCTATTGGACACCAGTTGCTTATATCTACATGTAAGACTAGGCAGTAACAAAAGAGAAAGAATAGGAAATTTAAGAAGAATTATAGAAGAGAGAGTGGATGAGAAACAGAGGAGCTCAAAGATATTAGGGTGATACTCTTCCAAGTCTTTGATGAATTAATTTAAGGACCAAATACTGAggtagagaacaaggtagcattGGAGAATATACATTTACAATCCTCTCTCTTATAAGAGAATTCATCTCTCACTCAGGCTGTTCCCGCTAACTTTTCCAGCTGTCCTATTTGTTACATCAGCTGGTCCCactctattttcatttttaagtACGCAAGAAAAGTGGGAATTACACCTTAAAAGCTAGCTATTAAGGAGGAAGAACCACTCTTCCTAAATTCAATATCAAGCATAGGATTTTGGGCGTCCCTTAATACCACAAGTCCCTAAGAAGACACTGACACTGGCCCTAGAGGGCCTACGTCCATGGTGGCTTCATTCTATCGACATTGGCCAAgagggatttggatcctctaaattttgaatttcactttagagggtaaagtgtgatctctcaccatttattccataggtgggaccaagagaaaacattcAATGggtaagagatcacactttactccctcAAGTGAAATCCAAGAGAAAACATTCAACGGgtaagatcacactttactctctcaagtgaaatccaaaatttagaggatccaaattcgaCCTGGAGATATCCAATCACCTATTGGTTATCAATATTCATTATTTACCTTAATCCAGTCTACAGGTAGTCTTTTCTGTGCTGCCAACAACCTAGCTATGATACCCTTATTAAGAATCTAAGGAAAGTGAGGACCGCACCTTAAAAACTAGCCTTTAAAGGGGACAGACCACTCTTAAATACAACATTAAGCATCCCATAGTATTTGATGTGGGACTTTGGGCACcccataatacccaagtcccAAACAATactaaatttgaaaatataagataCTGGGAAGTTTTAAGAGCGGCCTACAAGCAAAATCTCCCTTCAAGAGTGTTAGGAATTTGGGTATTATGGGGTGTGCAAAGTACCACATCGGGTAATACGGGATGCTTGATGTTGTATTTAAAGAAAGTGGttcttcacttcttcttcctccttaACAGCTAGCTTTTAAGGTGTGGTTTCCCACTTTCCTTTGATACTTAACAATGGTATAAGAGCCTGGTTGTCGGTGCCATGGAAGGGGCTACCTCTAGGCTAGATTAACATTAAATAAACTAGTTAAATGCAAAAGATTTCTCTATAAACTAAAAACAGATCTATATCAAGATGTCTTACATTCATCGTGCAGCCAAGAGCAGGGCTCAGATGTGTGTAGAAGTACAATGATTCAGAAAAAATCTGAGACATAATAACAAAAATGTAAACAGATAGAGTGGATACAATGACCAAACCTGATCTCATAGTATTTTACATCTGGTGGTCCCTTTTGTTGTAGGTCGTCCATAACCGAGAAATAAGAATGGAAACAAACATCTTTTACATCCTTGACAACCATGCAACTTCTTGTAATAGTGCTCCACGTACCATCCTGGGAACGTAGCATGAAGTATTCATAATTGATAACAAGATCACAGTCTTCACAACAAAACAGCTTTTACAGGGAAAGGACAAAACATACAACAAAACAATGGAAAAGTTTGTCCTCTTTTCCTTCATCTACAGCTTCAAAGGTAGCGAATATTGGCGAAAGAAATCCATAGGCTGTTCCAGCTACAAAACTTCCAACAATTCCAACAATTGGCCATGAAATAAGCAGCACCGGTAGCACAGATATACAAATAACAAGCTTCAGAACAGCCCCTAATTGTTTAGCACTGTCCATCAGGGAAATCAGTAtcagaaaattattaaaattacatATAATAGGTATATCAATGGAAAGAGTTTGAAAAAGTGGCAACCAAGAAAAGCACCTCACAACACAGTAATATGTCCAAACAAGATGTGCTGGCCAGAGTCCAAGAATGATAGCAGAGTTCCCAACTGTCATTAGTAGACATATCAATGGGCAGAGAAGGATTCCTGAAGTTCAGTTCAAGCATTGGTAAGTAAGGCTTACAACTTACAATCATATTCTTCACTCGATTCTTTCCTAATACATCATGGAAGTAGCTTTTTGCACATACAGTTACTTGTGGAATGAATCAAGCAAACAAGATGTTAAGATATGAAAACAAAACTACTTTTGCATTCATGGCAGCACTTAACAGGACGTCAATGTAACACTACATAGAAATTAAACTCAGATTAAGATTCCTTAGCTTTGCTCAACAGAGAATGTAAAAACTAACCctgaaatattaaataatttgatccAGAAACATTAGATACATGTTTGTCAATCATTATTCTTAGTCTTTTACTAAGATTAAGATTCGAACCCTTAATTTCACTTCTACTATGACGAAATTATTCTTCTAGTAAAACAATGTGTTTCTATTCAATTATCTCTTGTGCTCATTCACAGTATTATGCTTGATTCCCATTAATTTAATAACAATTTGTCATAAAACAAAAAGACAAAAGGGATTAAGGGAACAAATATAacctattaaatataaaaaagtaagAAGACAATAACAAGTGTGATTAGATTGATTCACCTTTGATGGTGCCAAGAAGCAAAAGCCcaatgaagaaaggaagaaaccgAATGAAGCTCCACAAAGTAGCACAGAATCCCGTAGGAGGTTCCATTTTAACCCAGATCTCGAAAAGAAAAAACCAGAACACTCACAAACTGGCCCTCATCTTGCTAATTTGTTATTCAACTCTGCTAAAAGGAAATCCAAAACTCCGAACTATTTCCCTTCAGTGGCAGTAAAAGAAGTTGAAAACTGAAAACCGAGAATCAAGAAACCACTCTTTTGCAGTAAAGATAGAACAACAGGCGTGTAGTTGAATCTGCAATCTTTATTATAACTTGAAGGGTGCACAAAGGAgttgtattattattatactattattgtAGTTATTCTGGTACTGTGGAAATAGCGGTTTGGACCTGAAAAGTACAAGAGGAATATGAACAGAAAACTTATTGTAGGAATCAGTATCTCATAATATGCTTAGCCTAATCCTCATAACGAACTCCTAGCCATTGCTTCAGGGActtattaaaaggaaaaaaaccataattattattctttttgtGCTTAGAGCGAAAGCAAATAAGAGTTGAAGAAAAAGAGCGGAGTTGCGCTGTCCGGAATTTCCAGTCACGTGTGAGccatttgttaaaattttaaaagttaaatttattagatatttagatTAGAGGTTCAATTGTCAGATTATTGGTCAAATTGTTTGATCAAGtaataattaagtaaatatatataaaattataataaaatgaaaaatataaaagataatataaaaaatgttaataaaCTTAAAACTGTCGACAATATTAATAAGTAAATTTATAACAAAcagaataataaatatatacataagatcttagaaattttaaaatgttcaacaaaaaatgttttaattctttTCTTATAATATAAAACATTTACTATgacccaaataaaaaataaataaaagttcaaCCGTATTAAATTCTTGTTGAtaatatgaataattaattaaaaattgtatttacaaaataaaaataatattattgttgaataaaagaaaagaaaatgaaaaaaaataaaacgaaaagtagattttttttttatgtgttgtgtggataaagaaaaaattaaaaaaaaatagagtgattttttttatttggatgaagaaaaaaattagaagagagaaaatCATAACAGAATAAAATTACGTTAAtgtgtttaaatattttattttttttattaatccaaaggtaaatttgtaattttatcaatatttatcTTCTTTAAAATGAAGATCTTCCTCCATGTCCCCTCCCCTCCAAACGGACAGCCCACTTGGTTGCCAATTCACTCCCTCTCCCACCCCTGAACGGACGGCA
This window contains:
- the LOC112755165 gene encoding uncharacterized membrane protein At3g27390; translated protein: MEPPTGFCATLWSFIRFLPFFIGLLLLGTIKGILLCPLICLLMTVGNSAIILGLWPAHLVWTYYCVVSAKQLGAVLKLVICISVLPVLLISWPIVGIVGSFVAGTAYGFLSPIFATFEAVDEGKEDKLFHCFVDGTWSTITRSCMVVKDVKDVCFHSYFSVMDDLQQKGPPDVKYYEIRLLYLPGAAVAAAIGIIVDVPVISVVALCKGPFMLIKGWHRLFHDLVGREGPFLETICVPFAGLAILLWPLAVAGAVLASMMASFFLGAYAGVIAYQESSFVLGLRFIVAAMALYDEYSNDILDMPEGSCFPRPQYRKMVESSKRTAHSNSFSRHSGSLRRAPSRSSSIKNNIVELKSLELLDGLFKECRHVGEKLVSEGLITPKDIEEAKTSKGSRVISIGLPAYCLLQGLLRSAKANATGILINDSTELTTTNRPREKFFEWFLNPLLIIKEQIRAEQLSPLEEDYLCKLVLLSGDSERLKNSSTAPAPESEVKRAELDALARRLQGITKSMTRFPTYKRRFDDLVKQLSDDFAEKHGVKTMTRSKSAFARMVSFKSLRGPRNNGSNQGSEDVKDVEIEGP